A window from Zingiber officinale cultivar Zhangliang chromosome 7A, Zo_v1.1, whole genome shotgun sequence encodes these proteins:
- the LOC122002049 gene encoding uncharacterized protein LOC122002049, with translation MARDATSTWSDLLGGVISESHRIVAAHSRHFLALSVLFLLPFSSILVAAPSFFFTSAPSTSSLFFSHRHRLPSLAPPVLFSFAALFLLSASAAISGSAHHGFYGRPVKILPALRSLPARLAHLTATLAAALLPLATLFLLLASLLLLSLKALTFLHLPPRLSPFLYSIFAAFAFLALLHLHLTYFLAGVIAILESSWGFAPLRRSAYLIKGMRPASLCLNLFFAVAIGLTLWGCAVGNPGSMAAAAAIARTVFATGITAALLLYWMVAAVVAYMYCKALHGELAGEIAEEFAWEYVSLPFHDRSVPHAVSVIRR, from the coding sequence ATGGCACGCGACGCGACATCGACGTGGTCCGATCTCCTCGGCGGCGTCATCTCCGAGTCCCACCGCATCGTCGCCGCCCACTCCCGTCACTTCCTCGCCCTCTccgtcctcttcctcctccctttcTCCTCCATCCTCGTTGCTGCCCCTTCATTTTTCTTCACCTCCGCCCCCTCCACCTCctccctcttcttctcccatcGCCACCGCCTCCCATCCCTTGCACCTCCTGTCCTCTTCTCTTTCGCCGCCCTATTCCTTCTCTCCGCCTCCGCTGCCATCTCCGGTAGCGCCCACCATGGCTTCTACGGCCGCCCCGTCAAGATCCTACCCGCCCTCCGCTCCCTCCCCGCCCGCCTCGCCCACCTCACCGCCACCCTCGCAGCCGCCCTACTTCCCCTCGccactctcttcctcctcctcgcctccctcctcctcctctccctcaAAGCCCTCACCTTTCTCCACCTCCCCCCTCGCCTTTCCCCCTTTCTCTACTCCATCTTCGCTGCCTTCGCTTTCCTCGCCCTCCTCCACCTCCATCTCACCTACTTCCTCGCCGGAGTCATCGCGATTTTGGAATCGAGTTGGGGTTTTGCGCCGCTCCGCCGCAGCGCCTACCTGATAAAGGGGATGCGGCCCGCTTCCCTGTGCCTCAATCTCTTCTTCGCGGTCGCCATCGGGCTCACTCTGTGGGGCTGCGCTGTGGGAAATCCGGGGAgcatggcggcggcggcggcgatcgCCCGCACGGTGTTCGCGACGGGGATCACGGCGGCGTTGCTGCTGTACTGGATGGTGGCGGCCGTGGTGGCGTACATGTACTGCAAGGCGTTGCATGGGGAGCTCGCCGGGGAGATCGCCGAGGAGTTCGCATGGGAGTACGTTTCCCTCCCGTTTCACGACCGCTCGGTGCCGCATGCTGTTTCGGTGATTCGCCGGTGA
- the LOC122002046 gene encoding asparagine synthetase domain-containing protein 1-like, which yields MCGIALLVSGIDIVGCDLCRESLDPPSFDDDEPALVVEDLKDAIGRRGPDSLGSKKVFLTLKSAQSSRKHDEGRVEEDLDVSIEADANENLCSRFEGVKVRDHSNSQSYGELYFLGATLQLRGVSHIIQPLVDSSGNILLFNGEIFGGIHVSDDRNDAETLLHVLERHCCCNDNGKEKVCSCSEAKVQHISETISMIKGPWALVYWQRKSRTLWFGRDVFGRRSLLVHWPTLGDPRLLLSSVSPASAIRKASCTQTSLDTEAEHSTTIGSYWEELPCGIYSIHFKAFETSVNLEKNLAGEVRKHNWIDTSLNKLVKWERTSIDPKMELFSSKHHQGQPEQLALPSAFLKGMNHARASSDIHNHMPGDVQPAEKVLSALRKSVRRRTVNRFIQATCQKDKMDDHAPIAVLFSGGLDSMILAAILDQCLDPGYTIDLLNVSFDSQLAPDRVSARTGLAELQKIAPHRRWRLVEIDAILSDLTCEAKHLLSLIHPAKTYMDLNIGMALWLAAGGDGWVDGSLCNLQNNNQRYQYKSSARILIVGSGADEQCAGYGRHRTKYRLGGWVALHEEMRLDVQRIWKRNMGRDDRCISDRGKEARFPFLDEDVIRTLLELPLWDIADLDRPVGIGDKKILREVSRLLGLEQAAAMPKRAIQFGSRIARESNRKNFGSNRAANQASAGSVDIHQLIN from the exons ATGTGCGGAATTGCTCTCCTTGTTTCAGGAATCGATATCGTCGGGTGTGATCTCTGCAGGGAATCCCTCGACCCCCCATCATTCGACGACGACGAG CCAGCTCTGGTGGTGGAGGATCTCAAAGACGCGATCGGAAGAAGAGGACCCGATAGCCTTGGCTCCAAAAAGGTTTTCCTTACATTAAAAAGTGCACAATCTTCTCGTAAACACG ATGAAGGCCGCGTGGAGGAGGATTTGGATGTATCTATTGAGGCAGATGCAAATGAAAACCTCTGTTCTAGATTTGAAGGTGTTAAAGTACGTGATCATAGTAATAGCCAATCATATGGGGAACTTTATTTCTTAGGCGCAACACTGCAGCTGAGGGGTGTAAGTCACATTATTCAGCCATTGGTGGATTCATCTGGAAATATTCTCCTCTTTAATG GTGAAATATTTGGTGGAATTCATGTTAGTGATGATAGAAATGATGCTGAAACTCTTTTGCATGTATTGGAAAGACATTGCTGCTGCAATGACaatggaaaagaaaaagtttgTTCATGCAGTGAGGCCAAGGTGCAACACATTTCTGAGACTATTTCGATGATCAAGGGCCCTTGGGCCTTGGTATATTGGCAG AGAAAATCAAGAACCTTGTGGTTTGGGCGAGATGTATTCGGAAGGCGAAGCCTCCTTGTTCACTGGCCTACTTTGGGTGACCCAAGACTTCTTCTATCTTCTGTATCACCAGCTTCAGCTATAAGGAAGGCTTCTT GCACCCAAACCAGTCTAGATACTGAAGCTGAACATTCAACTACTATAGGTTCTTACTGGGAAGAACTTCCTTGTGGGATATACAGTATTCATTTTAAGGCTTTTGAGACAAGTGTGAATCTTGAGAAAAATCTTGCTGGCGAGGTTAGAAAGCACAACTGGATTGATACTTCATTAAATAAGCTAGTCAAATGGGAAAGAACATCCATAGATCCAAAGATGGAATTGTTTTCCTCcaaacatcatcaaggtcaaccAGAGCAACTTGCTTTGCCTTCAGCCTTTCTCAAAGGAATGAATCATGCACGAGCAAGTTCAGATATTCATAACCACATGCCAG GTGATGTTCAGCCAGCAGAAAAAGTACTCAGTGCACTAAGAAAATCTGTGAGGCGACGGACTGTAAACAGATTCATTCAG GCAACTTGTCAGAAAGACAAAATGGATGATCATGCACCTATTGCTGTTCTCTTCTCTGGTGGGCTGGATTCCATGATACTTGCAGCAATATTGGATCAATGCCTTGATCCTGGAT ACACAATTGATTTGCTAAATGTGAGTTTTGATAGCCAGCTTGCTCCTGACAGAGTTTCTGCTAGGACAGGATTGGCTGAACTTCAAAAAATTGCTCCACATAGAAG GTGGAGGCTGGTGGAGATTGATGCTATTCTCTCTGATTTGACATGTGAAGCAAAGCATTTATTATCATTGATACATCCAGCAAAGACCTACATG GATCTTAATATTGGGATGGCATTATGGTTGGCTGCTGGTGGTGATGGCTGGGTGGATGGGAGCCTTTGTAATTTACAAAATAACAACCAGAGATATCAATATAAGTCATCTGCCCGGATTCTTATAGTTGGCTCTGGTGCTGATGAGCAATGTGCTGGGTATGGCAGGCATAGGACGAAGTATAGGCTTGGAGG TTGGGTTGCACTTCATGAAGAAATGAGATTAGATGTGCAGAGAATTTGGAAAAGGAATATGGGTAGGGATGACAGATGCATTTCTGATCGAGGAAAGGAG GCTAGATTCCCATTTCTCGACGAGGATGTTATTAGAACTCTACTGGAGCTCCCTCTGTGGGATATTGCTGACCTTGATAGACCTGTTGGGATAGGTGACAAGAAGATCCTCAGAGAG GTTTCTCGGTTGCTTGGATTAGAGCAAGCTGCTGCAATGCCAAAGAGGGCCATCCAg TTTGGTTCGAGAATTGCAAGAGAATCTAATCGAAAAAACTTCGGAAGCAACCGGGCAGCAAACCAAGCTTCTGCTGGCAGTGTTGACATCCATCAATTGATAAACTAA